The proteins below are encoded in one region of Enhydrobacter sp.:
- a CDS encoding AMP-binding protein: protein MHALTSGLHRAVEQKPDAQSTSFAPRRRTWRQTADRVGRVAGALHMLEVGRGDRVAILAQNSDRYFELMYAAAWVGAVLVPMNTGLASAEVGQVLADSGAVVLFIDGTMAHHLTGLEDKMPDVREVIWIDDISSPEGMLHYEDLTAYEPVPDVRACGGDLAGLFHEGIDSTALSHAAMVGNAIEATGQLGFDSDTVYLHASPMFERAEDALTFGVTLAGGRHVFVPRFEPREVLQIVTIDKVTHAQLRPDMIDQLLSHHRFSDFDLSSLSTILHGPTPIPEPVLGKASVLLPGVRLIDADGRAAS from the coding sequence ATGCATGCATTGACCTCGGGACTGCATCGGGCCGTCGAGCAGAAGCCGGACGCGCAGTCGACGAGCTTCGCGCCCCGTCGCCGGACCTGGCGGCAAACGGCCGACCGCGTCGGCCGGGTCGCAGGGGCTTTGCATATGCTGGAGGTGGGACGGGGCGACCGGGTCGCCATCCTGGCCCAGAACAGCGACCGCTATTTCGAGCTGATGTATGCCGCCGCCTGGGTGGGCGCCGTCCTGGTGCCGATGAACACGGGCCTTGCCTCGGCAGAGGTCGGGCAGGTGCTCGCCGACTCGGGTGCGGTCGTTCTTTTCATCGACGGAACGATGGCCCACCATCTGACCGGCCTCGAGGACAAGATGCCCGATGTGCGCGAAGTCATATGGATCGACGACATCTCGTCGCCGGAAGGCATGCTGCACTACGAGGATCTGACGGCCTACGAGCCCGTCCCCGACGTCCGGGCCTGTGGCGGCGATCTCGCCGGCCTCTTTCACGAAGGCATCGACAGCACGGCGCTCAGCCATGCCGCCATGGTCGGCAATGCCATCGAGGCGACCGGCCAGCTCGGCTTCGACAGCGACACGGTATACCTTCACGCCTCGCCGATGTTCGAGCGCGCCGAGGATGCCCTGACCTTCGGCGTCACCCTGGCGGGCGGCCGCCACGTGTTCGTGCCGCGCTTCGAACCGCGCGAGGTGCTGCAGATCGTCACCATCGACAAGGTCACGCACGCGCAACTCCGGCCCGACATGATCGACCAGCTCCTTTCCCATCACCGATTCAGCGACTTCGACCTTTCGTCTCTCTCGACCATCCTCCATGGGCCGACGCCGATCCCCGAACCCGTCCTCGGCAAGGCCTCGGTCCTGCTGCCGGGCGTCCGGCTGATCGATGCCGACGGCCGGGCCGCGAGCTGA
- a CDS encoding cupin domain-containing protein, translated as MTNTQRLQPVKDASNLYEVERRARHAVRPGFHISELQLSPSQKVPWHYHTNVSDTFYVLEGQMRLFLQEPKEEVRLGPGESYVAAARRPHLVTNAGTTSLTFLVLQGMGEYDYVPLV; from the coding sequence ATGACGAACACACAGAGGCTCCAACCGGTGAAGGATGCGAGCAACCTCTACGAGGTGGAGCGTCGGGCGCGCCATGCGGTGCGGCCCGGCTTCCACATCAGCGAGCTGCAGCTTTCGCCGAGCCAGAAAGTGCCTTGGCACTATCACACCAACGTCAGCGACACCTTCTACGTGCTCGAAGGGCAGATGCGGCTCTTCCTGCAGGAACCCAAGGAGGAGGTGCGGCTGGGACCGGGCGAGAGCTACGTCGCGGCAGCCAGGCGGCCGCACCTCGTGACCAATGCCGGAACGACGTCGCTCACCTTCCTCGTCCTGCAGGGCATGGGCGAATACGACTACGTTCCGCTGGTCTGA
- a CDS encoding glutathione S-transferase family protein yields the protein MLTIYGVYRSRASRNIWLAHELGLPFKHVPVIQQYRLADPSAADAPLNTRSPAFLEVNPNGHVPSIDDDGLVLHESLAINLYLAKKHGGPLAPANVAEDGQMTMWALWAATEVETQALNIASHRGGNPSGKDPKIADAAVAALRRPFAVLDQALARSGYLVGGRFTVADINVAEIVRYALPAPELFEAAPKVKAWLDACHSRPAFKKMWEARDKEPA from the coding sequence ATGTTGACGATCTACGGCGTCTATCGCTCGCGCGCTTCGCGCAATATCTGGCTGGCCCATGAGCTCGGCCTGCCGTTCAAGCATGTCCCGGTGATCCAGCAGTATCGGTTGGCCGATCCGTCGGCAGCCGATGCGCCGCTCAATACGCGATCGCCGGCCTTCCTCGAGGTCAATCCCAACGGCCATGTTCCGTCGATCGACGATGACGGCCTCGTGCTGCACGAGTCCCTCGCCATCAATCTCTATCTGGCCAAGAAGCATGGTGGGCCGTTGGCGCCGGCCAACGTCGCCGAGGACGGCCAGATGACGATGTGGGCGCTGTGGGCCGCGACGGAGGTCGAGACCCAGGCGCTCAATATCGCGTCCCATCGAGGCGGCAACCCGAGCGGCAAGGATCCGAAGATCGCCGATGCCGCCGTGGCCGCCTTGCGCCGGCCTTTCGCGGTGCTCGACCAGGCGCTGGCCCGCAGCGGCTATCTGGTCGGTGGCCGTTTCACGGTGGCGGACATCAATGTCGCCGAGATCGTGCGCTACGCGCTGCCCGCGCCGGAGCTTTTCGAGGCCGCTCCCAAGGTGAAGGCGTGGCTCGACGCCTGCCACAGCCGGCCCGCCTTCAAGAAGATGTGGGAGGCACGCGACAAGGAGCCGGCCTGA
- a CDS encoding GNAT family N-acetyltransferase produces MSIVEAEETRAAPPPPIRVRLAGPRDGDALCTLLDNPEHAREQVMTWLASPGTTLLVAQGEMGVLGVAVLVTRVVPRPDGAIHKIVEVDNLVVRADQRGRRIGRRLLAAAVEWSRQRRAVQVEAIVGDVNRDAKRFYESFGFARASDRLVLAA; encoded by the coding sequence ATGTCGATCGTTGAAGCTGAAGAGACGAGGGCCGCACCGCCGCCCCCGATTCGCGTGCGGCTCGCAGGCCCACGCGACGGCGATGCGTTGTGCACGCTACTGGACAATCCCGAGCACGCCCGCGAGCAGGTGATGACCTGGCTGGCGAGCCCGGGAACGACACTCTTGGTTGCCCAAGGCGAGATGGGCGTGCTGGGCGTGGCCGTGCTGGTCACACGAGTCGTGCCGCGGCCCGACGGCGCCATCCACAAGATCGTCGAGGTCGACAATCTCGTCGTGCGCGCCGACCAGCGCGGGCGCCGCATCGGCCGCCGCCTGCTGGCGGCCGCCGTCGAATGGTCCCGCCAGCGCCGCGCGGTCCAGGTCGAGGCGATCGTGGGCGACGTCAACCGGGACGCCAAGCGCTTCTATGAAAGCTTCGGTTTCGCCAGAGCCTCCGACCGCCTCGTGCTGGCGGCCTGA
- a CDS encoding dihydrodipicolinate synthase family protein → MAAARIKGVLSPVVTPFKRDLSPDVGRFIAHCKWLLSQDCGLAMFGTNSEANSMAADERMELLEKVVAAGVPTGRMMPGTGACSIVEAAKVSAHATRLGVAGVLMLPPFYYKGVPEEGLFRFFSEVVQRVGDDRLRVYLYHIPPVSAVPITHKLVERLMKAYPRQIAGMKDSSDDWPHTRSMIDAFAKDGFDVFSGNEKPLIENVKAGGAGCISATANINPGKIAETYSKHAMPEGEKLQGWINEVRGVMQGYVMIPALKYCIAHYGGDAAWTPVRPPLVETADAQGKDMIAKLDKLGFTMPGLKQAMAVAAE, encoded by the coding sequence ATGGCCGCAGCGCGGATCAAAGGCGTTCTTTCGCCGGTCGTCACTCCCTTCAAGCGCGATCTGTCGCCCGACGTCGGCCGCTTCATCGCCCACTGCAAGTGGCTGCTGAGCCAGGATTGCGGGCTCGCCATGTTCGGCACGAATTCCGAGGCCAACTCGATGGCGGCCGACGAACGCATGGAGCTGCTGGAGAAGGTCGTGGCCGCCGGCGTGCCGACCGGCCGCATGATGCCCGGCACCGGCGCCTGCTCGATCGTGGAGGCGGCGAAGGTCAGCGCCCATGCGACCAGGCTCGGCGTTGCCGGCGTGCTGATGCTGCCGCCCTTCTACTACAAGGGCGTGCCGGAGGAGGGGCTGTTCCGCTTCTTCTCGGAGGTGGTGCAGCGTGTCGGCGACGACCGGCTGCGCGTCTATCTCTATCACATCCCGCCGGTATCGGCGGTGCCGATCACGCACAAGCTCGTCGAGCGGCTGATGAAGGCCTATCCCAGGCAGATCGCCGGCATGAAGGATTCGTCGGACGACTGGCCGCACACCAGGAGCATGATCGACGCCTTCGCCAAGGACGGCTTCGACGTCTTCTCGGGCAACGAGAAGCCGCTGATCGAGAACGTGAAGGCGGGCGGCGCGGGCTGCATCAGCGCCACCGCCAACATCAACCCGGGCAAGATCGCCGAGACCTACAGCAAGCACGCCATGCCGGAAGGCGAGAAGCTGCAAGGCTGGATCAACGAGGTCCGCGGCGTCATGCAGGGCTATGTGATGATCCCGGCGCTGAAATACTGCATTGCCCATTACGGCGGCGACGCCGCCTGGACGCCGGTCCGTCCGCCGCTCGTGGAGACGGCCGACGCGCAGGGCAAGGACATGATCGCCAAGCTCGACAAGCTCGGCTTCACCATGCCCGGGCTCAAGCAGGCGATGGCCGTTGCGGCCGAGTGA
- a CDS encoding fumarylacetoacetate hydrolase family protein gives MASTSDILPEDGTAGTLVGRVRRKAGPSVIAVRAEGVFDITGAAPTMADLCNAGDPVALARSKGERVGSLADVVDDLLAPIDLQAIKAAGVTFAVSLLERLIEEHAKGDPARAKQVREELNAIIGADVSAIKPGSAEAEALKKTLMARDAWSPYLEVGIGPYAEIFTKAPPMAAVGHGAEIGIRPDSHWNNPEPEVTLIVNAKAEIVGATLGNDVNLRDIEGRSALLLGQAKDNNASCAIGPFIRLFDATFSLDDVRQAKVELEVTGPDQFRLRGQSDLSRISRDPTELVAHAMGKTHQYPDGMALMTGTLFAPTEPRTPGGPGFTHMVGDLVSIRSPRLGTLSNRVNHCDRIPPWTFGVSALMRNLAARGLLR, from the coding sequence GTGGCTTCGACCAGCGATATCCTTCCCGAGGACGGCACAGCCGGCACCCTGGTGGGCCGGGTGCGACGAAAAGCGGGGCCCAGCGTGATCGCCGTGCGCGCCGAGGGCGTGTTCGACATCACCGGCGCCGCACCCACGATGGCCGATCTCTGCAATGCCGGCGATCCCGTGGCGCTCGCGCGCAGCAAGGGCGAACGCGTTGGCTCGCTGGCGGACGTTGTCGACGACTTGCTGGCGCCGATCGACCTGCAGGCGATCAAGGCGGCGGGCGTCACCTTTGCCGTGAGCCTGCTGGAGCGGCTGATCGAGGAGCACGCCAAGGGAGACCCCGCTCGCGCCAAGCAGGTCCGCGAGGAGCTGAACGCGATCATCGGCGCCGACGTGAGCGCGATCAAACCCGGCTCGGCCGAAGCGGAGGCGCTCAAGAAGACGCTGATGGCGCGCGATGCCTGGTCGCCCTACCTCGAGGTCGGCATCGGCCCTTACGCTGAGATCTTCACCAAGGCGCCGCCGATGGCGGCAGTCGGCCATGGCGCGGAGATCGGCATCCGGCCCGATTCCCATTGGAACAATCCCGAACCCGAGGTGACGCTGATCGTGAACGCCAAGGCCGAGATCGTCGGCGCCACGCTCGGCAACGATGTCAATCTGCGCGACATCGAAGGCCGCAGCGCCCTGCTGCTGGGCCAGGCCAAGGACAACAACGCGTCCTGCGCCATCGGCCCCTTCATCCGGCTGTTCGACGCCACCTTCTCGCTCGACGACGTGCGGCAGGCGAAGGTCGAGCTGGAGGTGACCGGGCCCGACCAGTTTCGCCTGCGCGGCCAAAGCGATCTCTCCAGGATCAGCCGCGATCCGACCGAGCTCGTCGCGCATGCGATGGGCAAGACGCACCAATATCCTGACGGCATGGCCTTGATGACCGGCACGCTGTTCGCGCCCACCGAGCCGCGCACACCGGGCGGCCCTGGCTTCACCCACATGGTGGGCGATCTCGTCTCCATCCGCTCACCCAGGCTCGGCACGCTCAGCAACAGGGTGAATCACTGCGACAGGATTCCGCCCTGGACGTTCGGCGTATCGGCCCTGATGCGCAACCTGGCCGCGCGAGGGCTGCTGCGATGA
- a CDS encoding amidase family protein, with protein sequence MTDDLTRLPASTLRDYIATRKVSPVELMKAVLARVEKLQPVLNCFITLVPEKAMQAAREAEDAVMQGRPLGLLHGIPYAAKDLVNTAGVRTTFGSRLYEQNVPKEDAVATARMKQAGAILFGKTTTPEFGHKALTDAPLFGRTRNAWSAERTCGGSSGGAAAAVAAGIGPIGIATDGGGSTRIPAAANGLVGLKQNLGTIPHSQAPDAFGNYTYVTPMTRTVMDTALMMQAMAGPHPSDPWSLGATPQDYLAAAGTSGDLRGKKILYSATFGNKAVAKDVRTAFERALGRLRELGAELIELTDAVPDMEAVWKVINHTTWRARFDDMIRRDGERMSPSLVRQVAMAMDWTGADYQRAMFQRAEIFRLVQRWFEHADFLVMPTLSRTALPIDQDLFEPINIDGVEVGELRRNWFPYTMAFNITGHPALTLCCGYDGDGLPIGLQFVGRFRDDASVLQAAALYEASESWLARWPDL encoded by the coding sequence ATGACGGACGACCTCACCCGCCTCCCCGCCTCGACGTTGCGCGACTACATCGCGACCAGGAAGGTCTCGCCGGTCGAGCTCATGAAGGCTGTGCTGGCGCGGGTGGAGAAGCTGCAACCGGTGCTCAACTGCTTCATCACACTCGTGCCCGAGAAAGCCATGCAGGCCGCGCGGGAGGCCGAGGATGCCGTCATGCAGGGCAGGCCGCTCGGCCTGCTGCACGGCATTCCCTATGCGGCGAAGGATCTCGTGAACACGGCCGGCGTGCGCACGACATTCGGTTCGCGGCTCTACGAGCAGAACGTGCCCAAGGAGGACGCGGTCGCGACCGCCCGCATGAAGCAGGCCGGCGCCATCCTGTTCGGCAAGACGACGACGCCCGAGTTCGGCCACAAGGCGCTGACCGACGCCCCTCTGTTCGGCCGTACCCGCAACGCCTGGAGCGCCGAGCGCACTTGCGGCGGGTCGAGCGGCGGCGCGGCGGCGGCGGTGGCTGCCGGCATCGGCCCGATCGGCATCGCGACCGACGGCGGCGGCTCGACGCGCATCCCCGCCGCGGCGAACGGCCTGGTCGGACTGAAGCAGAATTTGGGGACCATCCCGCACAGCCAGGCGCCCGACGCGTTCGGCAACTACACCTACGTGACGCCCATGACGCGCACGGTGATGGATACCGCCCTGATGATGCAGGCAATGGCGGGGCCGCATCCGTCCGATCCGTGGTCGCTGGGGGCCACCCCACAGGACTACCTCGCTGCGGCTGGGACCTCGGGCGACCTCAGGGGCAAGAAGATCCTGTACAGCGCCACCTTCGGCAACAAGGCCGTGGCGAAGGATGTGCGCACCGCGTTCGAGCGCGCCCTCGGCCGCCTGCGCGAGCTCGGGGCGGAGCTGATCGAACTGACGGACGCGGTCCCCGACATGGAGGCGGTGTGGAAGGTCATCAACCACACGACCTGGCGGGCGCGCTTCGACGACATGATCCGTCGCGACGGCGAGCGCATGTCGCCGTCGCTGGTGCGGCAGGTGGCGATGGCGATGGACTGGACCGGCGCCGACTACCAGCGCGCCATGTTCCAGCGCGCGGAGATCTTCCGGCTGGTGCAGCGCTGGTTCGAGCATGCCGATTTCCTCGTCATGCCCACCCTCTCGCGCACCGCCCTGCCGATCGACCAGGATCTCTTCGAGCCGATCAATATCGACGGCGTCGAGGTGGGCGAGCTCCGGCGCAACTGGTTCCCCTACACCATGGCCTTCAACATCACCGGCCATCCGGCATTGACGCTGTGCTGCGGATACGATGGCGACGGCCTGCCGATCGGCCTGCAGTTCGTCGGGCGCTTTCGCGACGACGCCTCGGTGCTGCAGGCGGCGGCGCTCTACGAGGCGAGCGAAAGCTGGCTCGCGCGCTGGCCGGACCTGTGA